GAACCGTCTCTCCCATCTCTTCCAGAAACACACTCTCCGTCACTTCCAATTCGATGGCTGAAGGTGGCAGACAGGCACGATCCAGGCGGCTCAAGAGACGGTCCGAGAAATCGCCGCGCCTGAAGTCAGCAGCGGACCCGTTGATGGCGACCGGTCCCACAGTAACACCTTGATGCCGCCAGGACATTATGTCGCTGATGACGCAATCGAGCATCCTATCTGTTAGTTGCACCGCCAGGGCCGGGTCATTGAAGGCCGCAGCTATGCCCGCAGGGGAGCGCAACCCTTGACCGTTGTGCCACCTCAGCAATGCCTCGAAACCGGTGCACTCGCCCGTTTTCAGGCAAACCTTGGGCTGATAGAACGGAACGATCAGGTTTTTGTGCAAAGCCTGACGGGCGTCATGAAGCATCTGCGTCTCGCGTTCGGCAGCCGCCCGAAGTGCGGGCTGAAAACGGTGTACGCTTGCGAAGCCTTCCGCCTTTGCTGCGTATAAGGCAAGGTCCGCGCTCTTGTGCAACTCCTCTGGAGTTGAGCCATCCTCTACAGCCACCGCGTATCCTGCGCTGAGCCCCACCACCAGTTGCCGACCGTTGAACAGGACGGGTGCGGAAGCCGAAGCGAGGAGTTCGCCGATCCCGCCTTCGTCAGCACTCTGCACGTCCCGATCGAAAAAGATGATGCCAAATTCATCTCCCCCAAGGCGGACCACTGTGGCTGATTCCGGCGCCGCCCGTCTGAGCCGATCACCAATTTCTCGTAGCAAAGCATCACCGGCATCGTGGCCGAAGTTGTCGTTGATCGTTTTGAAACGATCCACATCCAGCACCGCCAGACCAACTTGGCTACCTGTGCTGACCGCCACTTTCAGTGAGGCTGCGAGATGCTCAGTGAAAAAAGCACGGTTCGGCAGGCCCGTCAGGGCGTCATGGTGTGCACCCCACAATAGCCTGCTCTCGTAGTGTTTCTGGCTGGTGATATCTCTCAGCGAGCCAATGATGCGAGTCACGCGCCCGCTGTCATCCCGCACGGCGTAGCTTCGGGCCGCCAGGTCCAGGTAATTGCCGTCACCGGCCAGGAACCGGAATTCCTGCGACCAGTGGGTAAGCGATTCCTGTTGCACAGAATCGAACTGCTCCACCACTCGTTGTCGGTCATCACGATGGACGCGCTCTAAAAACCAGGCCAACCCGGTTCCCAAGGCGATGTCAGGATAGGTCAGAACGTCAGCTGCAGCCGCGTTCCAGCTGACGCGGTCCTCACCCATGGCAAAATCCCAGATGACATCGTTCGTCGCCAGGGACGCCAGGCGATATCGCTCTTCACTCGTCTGCAAGGCTTGTTCTGCCAGGAGCTGGTCGTCAATGTCCTCGAGGCTGCCGTACCATGAGATGACCTCGCCTCGCTCGCCGAGCCTTGGGAAAGCGCGGGCCCGAAACCAGCGATAGGTTCCGTTGGCATGCAGCAAGCGGTATCGAGTATCGGCCTCTTCTTCGCCGACCCTTGCCAGGACTCGCCCCCACAGCTGCCGGACATGTTCCAGATCGTCGGGATGGACGGCGTTTGTCCATCCCCAGCCCAAACCTTGATCGACGCTCATTCCCGTAAGGACGGCCCACCGGGGGCTCAACTCGATCAACCAACCAGTGGGGTCGCTGATCCAGGGAATCTGGGGGTTCAACGCCACAGACTGCCGGTAGTGCTCCTCGCTCTGTTGCAGCGCATTGATCAAATTGCCCATCTCGGCGCGGGACTGAAGGACATCCTTGAAAGCGCCATAACCTTTTGCCAGCGATTGCAAGATTATCGCTGCAGCCAGCAAAAATGTGACGCCTATTCCAGCCATATACCAACTATCTGACACGAGCAGTTTTGCGGTAACCGGTAAGGCACCGAAAAACAGGACAAAGCATCCTGCCAAGGGGAAGGCTTGCAGGCAGTAGCAACAGCTGATCGACCCGACGAAGACGTAAAGAGCTATCGCCGTATCCCGAAATGCGCCCACTTCGCCCAAAAGGATAAAGCCCCATCCACCAAACGCTGCGCTAACGAGAACGGAAGCAACAAGCGTGCCATTAAGGTACCGCCGTATTTCTGCTGGGCTTGGGGCCTCGGACGGGCGTGACAGCCAAAGGCCTGCTCGCACTGCGATCAGCATTCCCAGGACGGCAGGAACAGCCAGGCTGAGGAGCTCGCTAACTTCACCGTATGTTACGAACCCCAGAAAGGCTGAGTTGATGAACATGAGCGCGTACATCATGGGAATCTGGGATCGCAGGTTTGCGTACTGTGCCCGCAGAATCACATCCGAGTTTTGATCAATCTGCTGCAATTGCTTCCAAATCATTAGCCGGTTCGCTCAATTAAGCCGTCACGCTGCTCCGGTTTAGTTAACATCGGGTATCTTTGCGGCCCGCTGGTCGTCCTACAATACGGCTCCGTCCCAGCGCACTCACGAACGGCCGGCGATCAGTAGCCGGCCCACCTGCGGCCCGCTATTCGCGAACGTTCTTGAGCATCCGCGCCGTCGCGCCGGAAGATGGCAGCAGATTGCGCCCATAGCGCAGCGCGGTAGCGGTCGAGGTCCAGCGCAGCGCTTGGGCAATCGGCCCGGCATCCTCGCCGCTGGCGAAAAGGTCCTGAGTCAAACCCACGCGTAGCGAATGGGTGCTCAAAGCAGCGATAGCAGCATCGAGTTCCGCGCCAAACAACGCAACCAAGCCTTCGTTCGCGGCGCGGCGCGCGGTACGCTTGAGTATCTGGCGTACCGCTGCCGCGGTCAGCGCCGTCTCGCCGATCGCATAGGTGACCGCTGCGGGCTGCGCCGGCTCCGGCTGAAGCGCGGTCAGGTCCCAGCGCGCGTTCCCCTGTAACTCAGACAAGGCGCGGGCGCGCCTTGCCGGACGCGCCTGGGTCCGTATGACGGCCACCCGGCGAAACAGCGGTCCCTGCGCAACGCACGCCTCAGATTGCCAGCCTGCGACGCGTCGCATCGTGTCGGGCGACAGCCAAGCGGTCGCCCCCCTGCCCTCCTGATCCGTCTTCGAGCGCGGAATGACAAACAATCCCGAACCATCGTCCTGCTTGGTGATGTGCTCGCAGAAGATCGCCACCAGTTCGGAGACCCGAAGCCCGGCATCGTAGCCGACCGACAGCAGTGCCGCATCGCGCAGGCCCGCGACATTACCGGGACAGGCTTCGAGCAGCGCACTCAAGGTAAATCCCTTTGGCGTCTCGCCTCCTACCCCCTCGCCGTAGCGCAGCGCCCCCGCTTGGCGCTGGCCGGCCCCGAAGCGCCGGCGAAAACCGCGCAGCGCATCACGGACGATCGGTCCGGCAACCGGATTGGCGGCCCCCAGCAGGCCATGGACGGTAGCCAGCGACGCCAGACGCCGGCCGACCGTGGCAGGCTTGAGTCCGCGCCTTTCACAATCCTCAACGAAGGCAACAATGCGCGCCTCATCGGCGGGCAGGCCTAGGCCGCCGGCGCGCGCACTGAACCCGGCATAGCAGGCCAAGTCATTGGCGAGCGCCTTCACGCTGGCCGGCGCTCGGGCCTCGAGGCTCTTGCGGTAAGCTAGCTTGTCGATGCGCGAGCCGGCCGCCAGCAGGTTGGTGATGAGGCGGGTAAGCTCGACAACGCGGTCGATCGCATACCCCCCCGTGCGGCGAGGCAGGCCGGTGCCGCCCGGAGCGACGACGGTGACGATCTCGGTTTCGGCCGCCGACGCGGGGATGACCGTGCGAGCGGGAAGCATGGGAGTTTCAGGAGCAGCCATTTTTCGTCAGTTTGCCTAACCCACCAGATTCAAAGCTGCTGATATCATGGCTTTCACGTTTCCCTATATTGGGGAATCGTG
Above is a window of Novosphingobium sp. P6W DNA encoding:
- a CDS encoding bifunctional diguanylate cyclase/phosphodiesterase, coding for MIWKQLQQIDQNSDVILRAQYANLRSQIPMMYALMFINSAFLGFVTYGEVSELLSLAVPAVLGMLIAVRAGLWLSRPSEAPSPAEIRRYLNGTLVASVLVSAAFGGWGFILLGEVGAFRDTAIALYVFVGSISCCYCLQAFPLAGCFVLFFGALPVTAKLLVSDSWYMAGIGVTFLLAAAIILQSLAKGYGAFKDVLQSRAEMGNLINALQQSEEHYRQSVALNPQIPWISDPTGWLIELSPRWAVLTGMSVDQGLGWGWTNAVHPDDLEHVRQLWGRVLARVGEEEADTRYRLLHANGTYRWFRARAFPRLGERGEVISWYGSLEDIDDQLLAEQALQTSEERYRLASLATNDVIWDFAMGEDRVSWNAAAADVLTYPDIALGTGLAWFLERVHRDDRQRVVEQFDSVQQESLTHWSQEFRFLAGDGNYLDLAARSYAVRDDSGRVTRIIGSLRDITSQKHYESRLLWGAHHDALTGLPNRAFFTEHLAASLKVAVSTGSQVGLAVLDVDRFKTINDNFGHDAGDALLREIGDRLRRAAPESATVVRLGGDEFGIIFFDRDVQSADEGGIGELLASASAPVLFNGRQLVVGLSAGYAVAVEDGSTPEELHKSADLALYAAKAEGFASVHRFQPALRAAAERETQMLHDARQALHKNLIVPFYQPKVCLKTGECTGFEALLRWHNGQGLRSPAGIAAAFNDPALAVQLTDRMLDCVISDIMSWRHQGVTVGPVAINGSAADFRRGDFSDRLLSRLDRACLPPSAIELEVTESVFLEEMGETVLRTLDILADAGVSISLDDFGTGYASLTHLKQFPVDTIKIDRSFISQMDNDGREDEAIVRAILHLARSLGIKTIAEGVETASQAARLAQKSCDEGQGFLFGRPMAAAQIADTIVQWDKDANLATIRSGTEKISRRSA
- a CDS encoding tyrosine-type recombinase/integrase, which produces MLPARTVIPASAAETEIVTVVAPGGTGLPRRTGGYAIDRVVELTRLITNLLAAGSRIDKLAYRKSLEARAPASVKALANDLACYAGFSARAGGLGLPADEARIVAFVEDCERRGLKPATVGRRLASLATVHGLLGAANPVAGPIVRDALRGFRRRFGAGQRQAGALRYGEGVGGETPKGFTLSALLEACPGNVAGLRDAALLSVGYDAGLRVSELVAIFCEHITKQDDGSGLFVIPRSKTDQEGRGATAWLSPDTMRRVAGWQSEACVAQGPLFRRVAVIRTQARPARRARALSELQGNARWDLTALQPEPAQPAAVTYAIGETALTAAAVRQILKRTARRAANEGLVALFGAELDAAIAALSTHSLRVGLTQDLFASGEDAGPIAQALRWTSTATALRYGRNLLPSSGATARMLKNVRE